Proteins encoded together in one Microcaecilia unicolor chromosome 3, aMicUni1.1, whole genome shotgun sequence window:
- the LOC115464228 gene encoding 60S ribosomal protein L27a-like, with product MPLLRKTRKLRGHVSHGHGQISKHRKHPGGRGNAGGLHHHRINFDKYHPGYFGNVGMRHLHLKKNQYFCPTINLDKLWTLVSEQTSLNAAKNGPAPIVDAVHLGYYKVLGKGELPKQPVIVKVKFFSRRAEEKIKGVGGAYVLMA from the coding sequence atgcccctgctgaggAAGACCAGGAAGCTCCGTGGGCACGTTAGTCATGGCCATGGCCAGATCAGCAAACACAGAAAGCATCCAGGAGGGCGTGGAAATGCAGGTGGTTTGCATCATCACAGAATAAACTTTGACAAATATCACCCAGGTTACTTTGGAAACGTTGGTATGAGGCATTTGCATCTGAAGAAGAACCAATACTTCTGTCCAACTATCAACCTGGATAAACTGTGGACACTTGTCAGTGAGCAGACAAGCCTCAATGCAGCTAAAAATGGACCAGCCCCCATCGTTGATGCTGTACACTTGGGTTATTATAAAGTTCTGGGTAAGGGCGAACTGCCTAAGCAGCCTGTGATTGTAAAAGTCAAATTTTTCAGCAGGAGAGCGGAGGAGAAGATAAAAGGTGTTGGTGGAGCATATGTACTGATGGCATAA